The following nucleotide sequence is from Austwickia chelonae.
CTCGTCGTCGACGACGAAGCGAATATCACCGAACTCCTTCGCATGGCTCTGCGCTACGAAGGATGGGAAGTCCGCACCGCAGGGACCGGCACATCCGCCGTCAAGACCGCCAAGGAGTTCAGCCCCGACGCCGTCGTCCTCGACATGATGCTGCCCGACTTCGACGGCATGGAAGCACTCCGTCGGATGCGCCATCACGACCCGAATGTGCCCGTGCTCTTCCTCACCGCCCGCGACACCGTGGAAGACCGTGTCGCCGGACTCACCGCAGGTGGCGACGACTATGTCACCAAACCGTTCAGCCTCGAGGAAGTGGTCGCCCGTCTGCGCGCGCTCATGCGTCGCACCACGGTCAGCGCCGAGGACGTCGATTCCCTCCTGGTGGTCGGCGATCTGACCCTGGACGAAGACAGTCACGAGGTGACCCGGGCTGGCACCGAGATCACCTTGACCGCAACCGAGTTCGAGCTCCTGCGTTATCTGATGCGCAACCCGAAGCGGGTGCTCTCCAAAGCG
It contains:
- a CDS encoding response regulator transcription factor; translation: MNSSAPPSLTRPDGSPVRVLVVDDEANITELLRMALRYEGWEVRTAGTGTSAVKTAKEFSPDAVVLDMMLPDFDGMEALRRMRHHDPNVPVLFLTARDTVEDRVAGLTAGGDDYVTKPFSLEEVVARLRALMRRTTVSAEDVDSLLVVGDLTLDEDSHEVTRAGTEITLTATEFELLRYLMRNPKRVLSKAQILDRVWNYDFGGQANVVELYISYLRKKIDVGREPMIHTLRGVGYVLKPTS